A stretch of Lactuca sativa cultivar Salinas chromosome 6, Lsat_Salinas_v11, whole genome shotgun sequence DNA encodes these proteins:
- the LOC111878269 gene encoding uncharacterized protein LOC111878269: protein MAERKVLNKYHPADFDPAKIPRRRIPINQQINVRMMLPMSIQCKNSGNYMSRGTKFNSRKEEVKGETYLGMKIFILYFKCSKCSAEITIKTDPQNSDYFVESGAHRNFEPIEKKQQCTKSLENKRQMEILSGLEEMKSLKSRHASVSVDAMLEALQQRSTPMVQQEEKLEEEVIKSIFQKRRKVSQHVSDHSPTFQYFKRSKTKTKTVSDSRVDAPKSMTMKLLCFWKEQLEAEYDQETSNGLQLLCQHYDNGQEEEEKE, encoded by the coding sequence ATGGCAGAGAGAAAGGTTTTGAATAAATACCATCCGGCTGATTTTGATCCTGCGAAGATTCCGAGAAGGAGAATTCCGATTAACCAACAAATTAATGTTAGAATGATGCTTCCGATGAGCATTCAGTGCAAGAATTCTGGGAACTACATGTCCAGAGGCACCAAGTTCAACTCGCGTAAAGAAGAAGTCAAAGGAGAGACGTATCTTGGGATGAAGATATTCATATTGTATTTcaagtgctccaaatgctcaGCGGAGATTACGATAAAGACAGACCCACAAAACTCAGATTATTTTGTGGAGTCTGGAGCCCATAGAAATTTTGAGCCAATTGAGAAGAAGCAACAATGCACCAAGTCCTTGGAGAATAAAAGGCAGATGGAGATTCTTTCTGGACTTGAGGAAATGAAGTCACTGAAGTCAAGACATGCAAGTGTGAGTGTAGATGCAATGCTTGAAGCTTTGCAACAACGATCAACTCCTATGGTGCAGCAGGAGGAAAAGCTTGAAGAGGAGGTTATTAAATCCATCTTTCAAAAGAGGAGGAAGGTTTCTCAACATGTTTCTGATCATAGCCCAACCTTCCAGTACttcaaaagatcaaaaacaaaaacaaaaacagtgTCGGATAGTAGAGTTGATGCTCCCAAGTCTATGACCATGAAGTTGTTGTGTTTTTGGAAAGAGCAATTAGAGGCTGAATATGATCAAGAGACCAGTAATGGACTACAACTGTTATGCCAACACTATGACAAtggacaagaagaagaagaaaaagagtaa
- the LOC111878282 gene encoding 5'-adenylylsulfate reductase-like 4, with protein MYISRSTITMSPTRVLRTGFILLAILGRLTCADELSRVSNPVCPTKSIKASILGIGDSICPSSGIGYSIGVIEGDDTSIQKALSMIDANTHNYIVVLFYASWCPFSTIFKPSLSLMSSFYPSIPHFAIEESRVKPSLLSKYGVNGFPTLFILNSTMRVRYHGPRTLSSLMTFYTDVTGVKAESMDKKSLDKMDTFVHNKSNNSSEPEFCPFSWAKSPENLLRQETYLFLATVFVVFRSVYLTYPFIVTSARYARRTRFLNIWSLWDHPVTYLNRAIQFFSSLTGCMGVDFFNGRKH; from the exons ATGTATATATCGAGATCAACCATAACTATGAGTCCAACGAGGGTTTTGCGAACTGGGTTTATTCTATTGGCGATTCTTGGTAGGCTAACGTGCGCCGATgagctctctagggtttccaatccTGTCTGCCCTACAAAATCGATCAAAGCTTCGATCCTTGGAATTGGTGATTCCATCTGTCCATCAAGTGGAATTGGTTATTCCATCGGTGTTATTGAG GGAGACGACACATCGATCCAAAAGGCATTGAGTATGATTGATGCAAACACCCATAATTACATAGTTGTACTTTTCTATGCATCATGGTGCCCATTCTCCACAATCTTTAAACCAAGTTTATCATTGATGTCTTCATTCTATCCTTCCATCCCTCATTTTGCAATCGAAGAATCCCGCGTAAAGCCGAG TTTACTCTCGAAATACGGAGTTAATGGGTTTCCTACACTATTTATTCTAAACTCAACAATGCGTGTGCGTTATCATGGCCCACGGACTTTGAGTTCTCTTATGACTTTCTACACGGATGTTACAG GTGTTAAAGCTGAATCAATGGATAAAAAATCTCTAGACAAAATGGATACATTTGTGCACAATAAAAGTAACAACAGCAGTGAGCCGGAATTCTGCCCGTTTTCATGGGCAAAGTCGCCGGAAAATTTACTCCGGCAAGAGACGTATCTATTTCTGGCGACTGTATTTGTTGTTTTCCGGTCAGTTTATCTGACCTACCCGTTCATTGTGACATCTGCCCGATATGCCCGAAGGACACGGTTTTTGAATATATGGAGCTTGTGGGACCACCCGGTTACGTATTTGAATCGGGCTATACAGTTTTTTAGTTCGCTTACAGGTTGTATGGGTGTTGATTTCTTTAATGGAAGGAAGCATTAG